The genomic window GAGATCACTGCGCGCAGCACCGCCAGTAAGTCGCGAATTGGAGTGCTTTCCAGCACATCAATGCCCGTGACCGTGAAAGGGATGTTGCGCAGAGAAAATTCTTCCGTCAGCTTTTCCCGCTGCGCATGAGTGCGGTAAAGAACGGCAAAGTCGCGCCACTGTAGCTCATCGTCAGAAGCATCACGAGTGGCGTGACGCTCGCGAACCAGTTCAGCGATGTCGGCAGCTTCAGCGCAGATATCCGGCGTCATGACCACGGTCGCCGGCGGTGCTGCCGGCGGCTTGCCCTGCCTGCTGGCCTCTTCCTCACGCGCTGAGCGCAGCGCTGCTCTCTTCCAGCCAACAACATCGGGATTCTTGACAATCGCGGCAAAAGCGATCTGCAAGATCGGAGAAAGTGAGCGGTGGTTACGCTCCAGCCGTCCGTGCTGAACTTTCGGGAAGCGCCGTGCAAATTCATCGAAAGCTCCGCTGGTGGCCCCACGGAAGCGATAAATGGCCTGGTCAGGGTCTCCCACGGCAAAGACGTTTTGCTCTGCGCCCGCCAGCAGCGCTGCCAGCTCAATCTGGGCGACGTTGGAATCCTGAAACTCGTCAATCAATATGAAGCGCGTATGTTTTTGCTCCTGCTCCAGCAAAACGAAATCCTGCCGCAGAATTTCCAGCGCATCCGCGATCATGTCGCCAAACGTTCCCATGTTCTTTGCCGCCAGCATCTGCTCCACTTTGGCGTAGACCTGGGCAATCTCCTCGCAGAGCACCACCACTTCATCGCGCGAGAGTTCTTCAAATTCCTTCGTGCGGCCTATACGTGGCAAAGGCAGCTCACCTGCCCGAAGGCGCTGAACATAGTTTCGATAATCGGAGGCTCGCACCAGCTCATCGCGGCAGCGGTCATAAAAACTCAGCAGGTCATCGAGAAACTTCCCGGGATTGGCCGCCTTGATAAAGCGCTCCAGCGGCAGTTGCGCAACGTTGCGGCGCAGATAGATCCAAAGGTCCTCACGGTTAAGCACCTGGAAGGCCTCTCCATGTTTGCGCAACACCCCATAACAGTAGGCGTGAAAAGTGGAAGCACACAGCCCGCTGGCAGAAATATTTTCGCTCGCCAGCAGGTTTGCAACCCGGTCATGCAGGTTTTTGGCGGCATTTTCCGTATAAGTAACGGCAAGAATCTCTTCCGGCGCGGCGTGAAGGTTGCGGATCAAATAAGCGATGCGCTGCTCCAGCACCGTGGTCTTGCCCGTCCCGGCGCCGGCCACGACCAGCATGGGGCCGTGAACGTGCTCTACCGCAGCGCGTTGAGCATCATCGAGTTGATTGTGCTGAGCAGACATGAACGTGGGAAGACAGACTGGCCATTATGCGGTAGAGTTGCCCCGCCAGCAACTCTGAAAAATACTTAGCGTTGGGTTGGCCCTAATGTCCTTTATTCTCTGCCCGCCATTGCCATCACCACTGCCAACGCGGCAATGGCCGCAGTTTCGGCGCGCAAGATCGTCGGGCCAAGAGACGCCGAGTACCACCTGGAATCGGCGAATTGCTTGAGTTCATCCGCCGTCCAACCACCCTCGGGACCGATCGCCAGCCCCAGCGGACCGGCTTCGGCCGCATTTTCCAAAATCTGCTTCAAAGACTGTGTGCGTTCACTCTCGGCAAGCACAATACATAAGCCCTGCACGCATTGTATCGCCGCCTCCAGCTTCAGCGGACCGGCAATCTCCGGTAGTGAAGCGCGGCGCGACTGTTGCGAGGCTTCGCGTGCAATGCGCCGCCAGCGTTCAGCTCTTTTATCGGCAGCAGCGGCAAGATGTTTTTCCGTGCGCCGTGCGATCACGGGAATGATGCGTTCCACGCCCAGTTCAACCGCTTTTTCAATGGCCCACTCCATGCGATCGAACTTGAAGACTGCAAGCAAGAGCGTGACGGAAGAAACTGAGCCGTCATCAGGTAGCTCTTCGCCTAACTCAAATTCCACCCGTTGCTCTGTGACCGAAGTAATGCGGCCTGCACGCACGACCGCCCGCCCATCAACCTGGGTTACGATATCGAATTGCTGGCCAGGAGTGGCGCGCAGCACGCGCGCCAGATGCAGGGCATGCTCTCCCGTCAGGGCGGCGCGTCCGCTTGTGTGATCAACTTCGTCGGCGATCCAGCGGCGGCGCATGGTCAGCGGCAATCAGCCTTAACTGAAGATATCTTTAACTTTACCGAACAGGGTTTTGCGTTCTGGTTTGTTTTCGATCTGCAGGGTCTCAGCCAACTGGTTGAGCAGCTCTTTTTGATTTTTTGAAAGCTTGGCAGGCGTTTGCACGCGTACTTGCACGTACAAATCGCCACGGCCGCTGCCGCGCAGTACCGGCACGCCTTTGTTCTTGATGCGCAGTGTAGCTCCGCTCTGCGTCCCGGCGGGAATGCTGAGTGTATGTGCACCATCCAGCGTGGGGACTTCGATCTCTGCTCCCAGGGCTGCCTGTGGGAATGAGAGGGGAACCACGCAGTAAAGGTCTTTTCCCTGCCGCTCAAAGAAGGCGTGCTCCTTCACGTTCAGGACAACATACAGATCGCCGGCAGGTCCACCGTTGATTCCGGCCTCGCCTTCGCCGGTAAAAAGAATTTTGGTGCCGTGTTCCACTCCGGCAGGAACTTTGACTCCAATAGTTTTTTCGCGGACCACCCGCCCCTGGCCCCGGCAAACGTTACAAGGATGCGAAATGGTTGTACCCGATCCATTACAACGGCTGCAGGTGCGCGAGACGCTGAAAAATCCCTGCTGAAAACGCACCTGACCGCGTCCACCGCAGGCGTTGCAGGCCGTAGCCGAGTGGCCCGGCTGTGATCCCGAGCCGTCACAGGCTTCACATTCCGCATAGGTGCGAACTTTGATGTCGGTGTTTTTGCCGAATACCGCTTCTTCAAACTCCAGCGTAAGGTCGTAGCGGATATCGCTCCCCTGTTGGGCGCGGGTGCGGCGGCGCGTGCTGCCGCCTGTTCCGAAGATATCGCTGATGCCAAACAGGTCGCCGAAGATATCGTTGAGGTCCTGAAAAGGAAAGCCCTCGACCCCGCCCCCGCCCATGTTCACGCCCTGATGGCCAAAGCGGTCGTACTGAGCCCGTTTGTTGGCGTCCATGAGCACGCTATAGGCCTCGGTGGCTTCTTTGAATTTCTCTTCCGCCTGAGGATTGCCCGGGTTGCGGTCAGGGTGAAACTGCATGGCGAGTTTGCGATAAGAGCTTTTGATCTCCTGCTCGTTCGCGCTGCGTTCCACACTCAGAACTTCGTAGTAGTCGCGTTTTGCGTTGGTAGCCAGTCCCATTTTTCCTTTGTGAGAATTTTTAGTGGTTCGGATTGCGCGCCACGCGCACCATGGCTGGGCGCAACAGGCGGTCTTTCAGTTTGTATCCACGCTGCAGTTCTTGCAGAACGTGATGGTCCGGCACCTGGTTGGTCTCCACCATTTCGATGGCTTGGTGAAGCTGCGGATCAAACGGCTCGCCTTCGGCGGGAACTTCGCGCAGACCGAGTTTGGTGAGGACGTCTGCAAATTGCTTGCGCACCAGCTCCACGCCCGAGCGGATTTCGGTTTTTTCGCCTGCCGAATTCTTCAGCGCCAGATCAAGGCTATCCAGCACCGGCAATAGTGAGGTCACCGCATTCGCCAATGCATAGTCGCGGAACTCCTGTTGCTCGCGCGCGCTGCGCTTGCGGTAGTTGTCAAACTCCGCCTGCAGCCGTGCCAAGCGGTCAAAGAGTTGATCGCGCTCCGCCTTCAGCTTTTGCAGCTCGTCAGAAGCCGCCGGGGTCGCAGATTCCACACCTTTGGCGGAGCCTTCCACGTAACCGTCATCAGCTTCGGCCGATGGCAGCTCGCGTTCCAAGTCTTCGGGTTCCAGATGAGTATTTTTTGTGTTCGCCTGGGCCATACTTTTAACTTTCCTGTTTTAGATTATCAGTTTATTTAGATTCATCCGGCTCGTTTAGGATTCGGTCAAACAGGCGGGCAATATAGGATACAGCCGTGATGCTGTGCTCATAATCAATGCGTGTTGGCCCCAGCACAGCCAGCGACCCTACCACCTCATTGCCGGAGCGCGCTGGCGCCCCGATCAGCACAAAATTACGCATCTCCGGGACTGCTTCCTCGAGTCCAATCACCACCCGCACGGCTTCCTGTTTGGCATCCACATAAGCAGACAGCAGCTCCACGACTCGCTGTTTTTCTTCCAGCGTCTTCAACAGCTCACGCAGGCGGGCGCGGTCCTGCTCGTTTTCCACCAGGTTAGATGCACCTTCAACATAGATGTTCTGCCCCGGCTCTTCTGAGGCCAACGCGCCCTGCCGGTAAAGTATTTCCACTGACTTCATCAGGCGGTCGTATTCGCTGCGCTCCTGCTCAATGCGGCGCGCAATTTCGGTGCGAATCTTTTCCATGCTCCAGCCGCGGAAGTTATCGTTGATATAGCGCGCGGCCAGATCCAGATCGCCTTGCAGGATGTCGTGGTCAACGCGCAGCACGCGGTCGCGCACCACTCCAGACTTGGCCACCACGACTGCCAGGATCTTCTGCTCCGCCAGGCGGGAGAAATATACGTGATCGAATGCGTGATTCAGTCCGCCTGACGTCATGGCCACGCCCACGCCGCTCGACATAAGGGAAAGCACGTGCGAGGTGCGCTCCATAAACTCCTGGACGTCGGTAACGCCGTGGAAGAACCCCTGAATCTTGTCTTCTTCCTCATGAGAGAGGCGCGCCTTGCCGCTGATTTGCTCCACGTAATAGCGATAGGCCTCGGTAGTTGGGATGCGTCCGGCGGAAGTATGGGGTTGCTCGAGGAGCCCCGCATCTGTAAGGTCGGCCATTACGTTACGGATTGTGGCTGCGCTCAGCCCCTCGCGGCTTTCACGCGCAAGGATGCGCGAACCCACGGGTTCCCCGGTTTCTATGAAGGTTTCCACGATAGCGGTTAGAATTTCCCGCCCTCGCGGCCCGATTTGTACTGGCTGCGGCACAGGATCAATCAATCCTTTAAACGATTTAGATGCAAAAGTTTAGATGAATTGCGTGAGCGCTAAGGCTATTTTAGCAAGTTTTGACTACAACTTTCAGCGGATCTGAATCACGCTCTCGCCGCGCGTGGCATTCTGTTCATTCACCCGTTCTACCACCTTGCGGGCAAAATCGTAGAACGACTTGCGCGGACCGGACTCTATGCTGGCGTCACCCAGCGCGATAGGGCTTCCCGAGTCTCCAGCGTGACGAATGCTGGCATCGAGTTCAATTCCACCGAGAAAAGGAACGCCATAAACACCGGCGGTGCGCTCGCCGCCGCCTTTGGAGAAGATATCCACCTCAGTATGGCAATGAGGACAGATGAAATAACTCATGTTCTCCACCAGGCCCAGAATATCAACCTTGAGCTGGTTGAACATCTCAATGGCTTTGCGCGCGTCTTGCAGGGCCACATCAGAGGGCGTGCAAACCACAATCGCGCCGCTCACCGGAACCGTTTGGATGAGCGATAACGCGACATCGCCGGTGCCTGGCGGCAGATCAATCAGCAGGTAATCCAGAACGCCCCACTCGACCTGCTGCAGGAACTGGCGGATGATCGAATGCAACATCGGCCCGCGCCAGATCAGGGGCTTATCCCCAGGATTCAGGAAGCCGACAGAGATCGCTCGCACCCCATGCTGCTGTAGAGGTTCGAGGCGGTTCTCGCCAATTACTTTGGGTTGAGCGTTTGTCCCCAGCATGAGAGGGACGTTGGGGCCGTAAACGTCGCCATCCAACAGGCCCACTTTAAATCCCATGCGGCTGAGAGCGACCGCAAGGTTGACCGAAATCGTGGTCTTCCCAACTCCGCCCTTACCCGAACCGATAGCTACGATATTTTGAATGCCAGGAAGCGGCTGCGGCCCTTGCGGCGGCGGTGCTCCGTGTGGAGGATGCGCGTGCGTACCCATAAACTTTGATTATACGCTTGCGAGCTACGGCCCCTGACACTGCCTTGAGACATTCCGACACGAAGCCCCTCATGATCCTTGAAGGTTAAAGGGATTCCTCGTCGCTGCGCTCCTCGGAATGACAATCTAGTCAGATTAATTAGATCAGGGTGGCGAAAGCAGCCCTATTTAGCTTTTAGTAATCTTCGGCTCCTGGACTACCGGTGCAAATTCGGTCGTACCCCCACCCCACTTGCTCACTAGTGTTCAGAGCCCTCGAAGCGGGCATGATCTCCTCGTATTTACTGGGGAAAGTCGCCTTCTAGCGGTGGGACTTGCTGGAGTAGTCCTGTATGTCCGCGGTGTTTACTGGATAGATATCATCAGTGGGGGTCCTTTCGGAGCACTGGGTTATTGCTTTTGTGAATTTCCAAAGAGCCTAAAGGGCACGAGTCCCCGCATTCTTGAATGCTAGACACACGTCTTAGGACAATTATGACCTACAATTCTTGAGAAATGAAGGATTTGATACCACGGTGATACCATCGGATTCAAGAACTGGATACAGCCGAGGGCGTACACGGATCACGCGAATGTAAGAAGGCCGGTGAGTGCCGTAGAAGCTAAAAAAAGCTTATCCAGCCCTTCGGGCCGGGCTAAATTATCGGCCGCGCCTCCGGCGCCTCTCACAACTCACTTCTCATACTTCGGCAGCAACTCCTGCGGGATCTGCGCCAAGGGAAGATACTTCTGGTCTTTCGCTGAAAGAATTGGATTGGCAACATTCCAATTGATATTCAACTGCGGATCGTTCCACAGCACTCCATGCTCATGCTCGGCATGATAGAAATCGCTGCACTTATAGAGAAACTCCGCCGTCTCGGAGAGCACGGCAAAACCGTGGGCAAAACCTCGGGGGACATAAATCAGGCGTTTGTTTTCAGCAGAGAGCACAGCACTCACCCAGCGCCCGAAGGTTGGCGATCCGCGGCGGATATCTACTGCCACATCCAGCACTTCGCCTTGCACCACCCGGCAAAGTTTGGCCTGCGCGTGCTGGAGCTGATAGTGCAGCCCGCGCAAAGTGCCGCGCACAGATTGCGAGTGGTTGTCCTGCACAAACTCATCATGAATGCCCAAGGCGGCATATTTTTCGCGATGATAGCTCTCCAGAAAAAACCCGCGCTGGTCGCCGATGACCTTGGGTTCAATCAAAAAAACATCCGATAGTGCGGTTTCAATGCGTTGCAAGCTCAGACGCCCCCGTGAATATTCATGCTTATAGGAGAAGCCCTCTATTCTAAAGCAGTTTTGCCGAAGGTGTGGAATGGCAATCCGGGGCCCGCAACTCGATTACAATTAAAAGTTATGGATGCATGGATCATCGCCGGCCGGAGCTTTCGTTCACGCCTGATTGTCGGCACAGGCAAATACAAATCCGGGCAGGAGACGGCGCGCGCCATTGAGGCCAGTGGCGCCGAGATGGTTACCGTCGCGGTGAGGCGGGTCAACCTGGACCGCAGCAAAGAGTCGCTGCTCGATTTCATTGATCCTAAGAAATATTTCCTTCTCCCCAACACTGCCGGATGCTACACCGCCGATGAAGCCATTCGCGCGGCCAGGCTGGGTCGCGAAGTCGGGCTCTCCGACTGGGTAAAAATTGAAGTCATCGGCGACGAGCGTACGCTCTATCCTGATGTGCAGGCCACTATTGAAGCAACGCGGGTTCTGGTAAAAGAAGGATTCGTGGTTCTTCCCTACACCAGCGACGACATCGTAGTTGCCAAGCGCCTGTTGGATGCCGGCGCCAGCGCCATCATGCCCTTGGGCGCGCCCATCGGCAGCGGCCTGGGAATTCAGAACGCCGCCAATCTGCGCATTCTGCGCGAGATGATTACCAGCGTCCCGCTCATTGTGGATGCCGGAGTAGGCACAGCCTCCGACGCATCCATCGCAATGGAACTCGGCGCCGATGGAGTGCTGATGAACTCCGGAATCGCTCACGCCGAAGATCCCGTGCTGATGGCCGAAGCCATGCATCACGCCGTCATCGCCGGCCGAGCCGCATACCTCGCCGGTCGCATGCCCAAAAAACTCTACGCCACCGCCAGCTCACCGCTGGAGGGCGTCGTGCGCTGAAAAGACTATCTTAAAAAACAAAGGCGGCCCATCAGGCCGCCTTTTGATTTGCAAAACCAATTCTTAGCTTTTGGTGGCCGGTTCGGGTGTCGTCGTTACCTTCTGCACATCAATCGTATTGGTATCGGCATTTACATGGGCATCCACGTCCACGTGTTCACCTTCGTGCCCCTTCAGGGCCTCCGGATTCGAAACGGCCCATACCTTCTTCTCCTTGTCGTCAACAAAAACAACTTTCTTGCCGGCGGCGATACACTTCTTGGTGCACGCCTCGGCCCCAGCGTGGGCAGCCTTGGCACCGCAGCCCGAGTCGCTCACCCAGCCGGAAACGGTCACGGTATCGCCGGACGCGGTCTTGCCCGTATCGCCAGATTTTTTTGTGTCTTGCGCGAAAGCAGCAATGGAAGTGATGACGGCCAGCGCAAGCATGCTCAAATAA from Terriglobales bacterium includes these protein-coding regions:
- a CDS encoding Mrp/NBP35 family ATP-binding protein; the protein is MGTHAHPPHGAPPPQGPQPLPGIQNIVAIGSGKGGVGKTTISVNLAVALSRMGFKVGLLDGDVYGPNVPLMLGTNAQPKVIGENRLEPLQQHGVRAISVGFLNPGDKPLIWRGPMLHSIIRQFLQQVEWGVLDYLLIDLPPGTGDVALSLIQTVPVSGAIVVCTPSDVALQDARKAIEMFNQLKVDILGLVENMSYFICPHCHTEVDIFSKGGGERTAGVYGVPFLGGIELDASIRHAGDSGSPIALGDASIESGPRKSFYDFARKVVERVNEQNATRGESVIQIR
- the rfbC gene encoding dTDP-4-dehydrorhamnose 3,5-epimerase; this encodes MQRIETALSDVFLIEPKVIGDQRGFFLESYHREKYAALGIHDEFVQDNHSQSVRGTLRGLHYQLQHAQAKLCRVVQGEVLDVAVDIRRGSPTFGRWVSAVLSAENKRLIYVPRGFAHGFAVLSETAEFLYKCSDFYHAEHEHGVLWNDPQLNINWNVANPILSAKDQKYLPLAQIPQELLPKYEK
- a CDS encoding RsmE family RNA methyltransferase encodes the protein MPLTMRRRWIADEVDHTSGRAALTGEHALHLARVLRATPGQQFDIVTQVDGRAVVRAGRITSVTEQRVEFELGEELPDDGSVSSVTLLLAVFKFDRMEWAIEKAVELGVERIIPVIARRTEKHLAAAADKRAERWRRIAREASQQSRRASLPEIAGPLKLEAAIQCVQGLCIVLAESERTQSLKQILENAAEAGPLGLAIGPEGGWTADELKQFADSRWYSASLGPTILRAETAAIAALAVVMAMAGRE
- a CDS encoding thiazole synthase, coding for MDAWIIAGRSFRSRLIVGTGKYKSGQETARAIEASGAEMVTVAVRRVNLDRSKESLLDFIDPKKYFLLPNTAGCYTADEAIRAARLGREVGLSDWVKIEVIGDERTLYPDVQATIEATRVLVKEGFVVLPYTSDDIVVAKRLLDAGASAIMPLGAPIGSGLGIQNAANLRILREMITSVPLIVDAGVGTASDASIAMELGADGVLMNSGIAHAEDPVLMAEAMHHAVIAGRAAYLAGRMPKKLYATASSPLEGVVR
- the grpE gene encoding nucleotide exchange factor GrpE, translated to MAQANTKNTHLEPEDLERELPSAEADDGYVEGSAKGVESATPAASDELQKLKAERDQLFDRLARLQAEFDNYRKRSAREQQEFRDYALANAVTSLLPVLDSLDLALKNSAGEKTEIRSGVELVRKQFADVLTKLGLREVPAEGEPFDPQLHQAIEMVETNQVPDHHVLQELQRGYKLKDRLLRPAMVRVARNPNH
- the dnaJ gene encoding molecular chaperone DnaJ — its product is MGLATNAKRDYYEVLSVERSANEQEIKSSYRKLAMQFHPDRNPGNPQAEEKFKEATEAYSVLMDANKRAQYDRFGHQGVNMGGGGVEGFPFQDLNDIFGDLFGISDIFGTGGSTRRRTRAQQGSDIRYDLTLEFEEAVFGKNTDIKVRTYAECEACDGSGSQPGHSATACNACGGRGQVRFQQGFFSVSRTCSRCNGSGTTISHPCNVCRGQGRVVREKTIGVKVPAGVEHGTKILFTGEGEAGINGGPAGDLYVVLNVKEHAFFERQGKDLYCVVPLSFPQAALGAEIEVPTLDGAHTLSIPAGTQSGATLRIKNKGVPVLRGSGRGDLYVQVRVQTPAKLSKNQKELLNQLAETLQIENKPERKTLFGKVKDIFS
- the hrcA gene encoding heat-inducible transcriptional repressor HrcA, which gives rise to MPQPVQIGPRGREILTAIVETFIETGEPVGSRILARESREGLSAATIRNVMADLTDAGLLEQPHTSAGRIPTTEAYRYYVEQISGKARLSHEEEDKIQGFFHGVTDVQEFMERTSHVLSLMSSGVGVAMTSGGLNHAFDHVYFSRLAEQKILAVVVAKSGVVRDRVLRVDHDILQGDLDLAARYINDNFRGWSMEKIRTEIARRIEQERSEYDRLMKSVEILYRQGALASEEPGQNIYVEGASNLVENEQDRARLRELLKTLEEKQRVVELLSAYVDAKQEAVRVVIGLEEAVPEMRNFVLIGAPARSGNEVVGSLAVLGPTRIDYEHSITAVSYIARLFDRILNEPDESK